In Raphanus sativus cultivar WK10039 unplaced genomic scaffold, ASM80110v3 Scaffold0250, whole genome shotgun sequence, the following are encoded in one genomic region:
- the LOC108862391 gene encoding probable inactive poly [ADP-ribose] polymerase SRO5, translated as MDYARTESLQASLDSEQEGSTISESGSCDAYDHQPRPSFAEEYGLVELLEGDKAYDLIYRNCKSGLGGDQCQLLSILRNGFGTLGARAKLKSFQVFQEAVEMKHVGEEGGGVGSRVKYGWCAVTKTELKSVLEYGFSQPSNDGSYGRGLYLSPDNALRECVKDSAADSEEDGMRFLLLSRVILGKSEVVPRGSTQSCPSSPEFDSGVDDLASPKKYIVWSTHMNTHVLPEFLVCIKTPFNFNRKQNQNQNQNQNQSPRRLRSPWMPFPVLIKALSKFLPPSQIFIIQKHYRDQQDMRISRSELIQRVRRVTGDKLLVHIIKTLGHKVQQR; from the exons ATGGATTACGCAAGAACCGAGTCGTTGCAAGCTAGTCTAGATTCAGAGCAAGAAGGATCAACGATATCTGAATCTGGAAGCTGTGATGCTTATGATCATCAACCAAGACCGTCTTTCGCCGAGGAATACGGGCTTGTGGAGCTGCTCGAAGGCGACAAGGCTTACGATCTAATCTACCGAAACTGTAAGTCTGGGCTTGGTGGAGACCAATGCCAGCTCCTCTCCATCCTCAGAAACGGGTTTGGAACCCTCGGGGCTCGTGCAAAGCTCAAGTCCTTCCAGGTTTTTCAAGAGGCGGTGGAGATGAAACACGTCGGTGAAGAAGGCGGCGGCGTGGGGAGCAGAGTCAAATACGGTTGGTGCGCCGTCACGAAAACAGAGTTGAAGTCTGTTTTGGAATACGGGTTTAGCCAGCCGAGTAACGACGGATCTTATGGTCGTGGCTTGTATCTGTCCCCGGATAATGCGCTTCGTGAATG TGTGAAGGATTCAGCTGCGGACTCAGAAGAAGATGGGATGAGATTCTTACTGCTTTCGAGAGTTATACTTGGAAAGTCGGAGGTTGTTCCACGAGGCTCGACTCAGTCGTGTCCTAGCTCACCAGAGTTTGATTCTGGTGTAGATGATTTAGCTTCTCCGAAGAAGTATATCGTGTGGAGCACACACATGAACACACACGTCTTGCCTGAGTTTCTTGTCTGCATCAAAACTCCGTTTAACTTCAACCGTaagcaaaaccaaaaccaaaaccaaaaccaaaaccaatcgCCAAGAAGATTGAGATCGCCATGGATGCCATTTCCTGTACTGATCAAAGCATTATCGAAGTTCCTACCTCCTTCTCAGATATTCATCATTCAAAAACACTATAGAGATCAGCAA GACATGAGAATCTCGCGGAGCGAACTAATACAACGAGTAAGAAGAGTAACAGGAGACAAACTGCTTGTTCATATCATCAAAACTTTAGGACATAAAGTACAACAACGTTGA